A stretch of the Vitis riparia cultivar Riparia Gloire de Montpellier isolate 1030 chromosome 13, EGFV_Vit.rip_1.0, whole genome shotgun sequence genome encodes the following:
- the LOC117928129 gene encoding cucumisin-like isoform X1, whose amino-acid sequence MCIAYLLMARKNSFLWLLLLSLICTLVCTHSTAAASKDDGRKEYIVYMGAKPAGDFSASAIHIDMLQQVFGSSRASNSLVRSYKRSFNGFVAKLTEEEMQQMKGMDGVVSIFPNEKKQLHTTRSWDFVGFPQQVKRTSVESDIIIGVLDSGIWPESDSFDDEGFGPPPSKWIGTCQGFSNFTCNNKIIGAKYYRSNGQFRQEDFQSPRDSEGHGTHTASTAAGGLVSMASLMGFGLGTARGGVPSARIAVYKICWSDGCFDADILAAFDDAIADGVDIISISVGGKTPRKYFEDPIAIGAFHAMKKRILTSASAGNDGPVLASITNFSPWSLSVAASTIDRDFFTKVQLGDSKVFEGVSINTFELNDMYPLIYGGDAPNTAAGFSGNRSRFCFPSTLNPNLVKGKIVLCDIKTNGTGALLAGAVGALMADTLPKDSSRSFPLPASHLSARDGSSIANYINSTSNPTASIFKSTEVSDALAPYVVSFSSRGPNPASFDLLKPDIAAPGVRILAAWPPIAPVSGVKGDNREVLYNIISGTSMSCPHASGAAAYIKSFNPTWSPAAIKSALMTTATPMSAKNNPEAEFAYGAGNIDPVKAIDPGLVYDADEIDYVKFLCGQGYSTQALRLVTGDNSVCSAATNGTVRNLNYPSFALSSLTKESITGMFNRTVTNVGSSVSTYKATVIGAPEGLDIQVEPSILSFTSLMQKLSFVLKVEGKVGDNIVSASLVWDDGVHQVRTPIVVLALT is encoded by the exons ATGTGCATAGCTTACCTTCTAATGGCAAGAAAGAACTCTTTCCTCTGGCTTCTCCTTCTCAGTCTCATCTGTACTCTGGTCTGTACCCACAGTACTGCAGCAGCTTCGAAGGATGATGGTCGAAAG GAGTATATTGTGTACATGGGTGCCAAGCCTGCCGGAGATTTCTCGGCATCTGCCATTCACATCGACATGCTGCAGCAAGTCTTTGGCAG CAGTAGGGCATCAAATTCTCTGGTCCGCAGTTACAAAAGGAGTTTCAATGGATTTGTAGCGAAGCTCACAGAGGAGGAAATGCAGCAAATGAAGG GAATGGACGGGGTAGTCTCGATTTTTCCTAACGAAAAGAAACAGCTCCACACAACAAGGTCATGGGATTTCGTGGGGTTTCCCCAGCAAGTTAAAAGAACTAGTGTTGAAAGTGACATAATAATAGGAGTGTTAGACAGTGGAATATGGCCAGAATCTGACAGCTTCGATGATGAAGGATTTGGTCCACCGCCTAGCAAATGGATAGGGACTTGCCAAGGCTTTTCCAATTTTACTTGCAACAA TAAAATTATTGGAGCCAAGTACTATCGGAGCAATGGACAATTTAGGCAAGAAGATTTTCAATCCCCAAGAGATTCAGAAGGCCACGGGACACACACTGCATCCACTGCAGCTGGGGGCCTAGTTAGCATGGCAAGTCTCATGGGCTTTGGCTTAGGGACTGCTCGGGGCGGGGTTCCATCAGCTCGGATAGCTGTGTATAAGATATGTTGGTCTGATGGCTGTTTTGATGCTGATATTCTCGCAGCATTTGATGATGCAATTGCTGATGGGGTTGATATAATCTCCATTTCAGTAGGGGGTAAAACTCCCcgaaaatattttgaagatcCAATTGCCATTGGAGCTTTTCACGCAATGAAAAAACGGATACTAACATCAGCTTCTGCTGGTAACGATGGACCTGTTCTTGCTTCCATCACAAATTTCTCGCCTTGGTCTCTTTCCGTGGCTGCTAGCACCATAGACCGGGATTTCTTCACCAAGGTGCAACTAGGCGACAGTAAGGTTTTTGAG GGAGTTTCAATAAACACATTTGAGCTCAATGACATGTATCCTTTGATTTATGGTGGAGATGCCCCGAATACTGCAGCAGGTTTTAGTGGGAACAGATCTAG GTTTTGCTTTCCAAGCACATTGAACCCAAATTTAGTTAAAGGTAAAATTGTCCTTTGTGATATCAAGACCAATGGGACTGGCGCATTATTGGCGGGTGCTGTTGGGGCTCTGATGGCAGATACACTCCCCAAAGATTCCAGCCGCAGTTTTCCCTTGCCTGCATCTCACCTTAGCGCACGAGATGGAAGCAGTATTGCCAACTACATCAACTCAACAAG TAACCCAACTGCATCAATATTCAAGAGTACTGAGGTTAGTGACGCATTGGCCCCATACGTAGTCTCCTTCTCATCAAGGGGTCCAAACCCAGCTTCATTCGACCTTCTCAAG CCTGACATAGCAGCCCCAGGAGTCCGCATTCTAGCTGCCTGGCCACCAATTGCTCCAGTTTCTGGAGTAAAAGGTGATAATCGAGAAGTGCTATACAATATAATTTCCGGGACGTCAATGTCCTGCCCACATGCTTCCGGGGCAGCTGCCTACATCAAGTCATTTAACCCCACCTGGTCTCCTGCTGCCATTAAGTCTGCTCTTATGACTACTG CTACTCCCATGAGTGCTAAAAATAATCCGGAAGCCGAATTTGCATATGGTGCGGGCAATATAGATCCTGTAAAGGCTATAGATCCTGGTCTGGTATATGACGCCGATGAGATTGACTATGTAAAATTTTTGTGTGGGCAAGGTTATAGTACTCAGGCTCTACGGCTTGTCACCGGGGATAATAGTGTGTGTTCTGCAGCTACAAATGGAACCGTCAGGAATCTAAATTACCCGTCCTTTGCTCTTTCCAGCCTCACCAAGGAATCCATCACTGGCATGTTCAATAGGACTGTCACAAACGTTGGATCATCGGTGTCTACGTATAAAGCAACTGTTATAGGTGCTCCAGAGGGACTCGATATCCAAGTTGAACCAAGCATTTTATCATTCACATCCCTCATGCAGAAGCTATCCTTTGTGTTGAAGGTTGAAGGAAAGGTAGGTGACAACATAGTCTCTGCTTCTTTGGTGTGGGATGATGGTGTACATCAAGTGAGGACCCCCATTGTTGTATTAGCCCTCACCTAA
- the LOC117928129 gene encoding cucumisin-like isoform X2 — translation MCIAYLLMARKNSFLWLLLLSLICTLVCTHSTAAASKDDGRKEYIVYMGAKPAGDFSASAIHIDMLQQVFGSRASNSLVRSYKRSFNGFVAKLTEEEMQQMKGMDGVVSIFPNEKKQLHTTRSWDFVGFPQQVKRTSVESDIIIGVLDSGIWPESDSFDDEGFGPPPSKWIGTCQGFSNFTCNNKIIGAKYYRSNGQFRQEDFQSPRDSEGHGTHTASTAAGGLVSMASLMGFGLGTARGGVPSARIAVYKICWSDGCFDADILAAFDDAIADGVDIISISVGGKTPRKYFEDPIAIGAFHAMKKRILTSASAGNDGPVLASITNFSPWSLSVAASTIDRDFFTKVQLGDSKVFEGVSINTFELNDMYPLIYGGDAPNTAAGFSGNRSRFCFPSTLNPNLVKGKIVLCDIKTNGTGALLAGAVGALMADTLPKDSSRSFPLPASHLSARDGSSIANYINSTSNPTASIFKSTEVSDALAPYVVSFSSRGPNPASFDLLKPDIAAPGVRILAAWPPIAPVSGVKGDNREVLYNIISGTSMSCPHASGAAAYIKSFNPTWSPAAIKSALMTTATPMSAKNNPEAEFAYGAGNIDPVKAIDPGLVYDADEIDYVKFLCGQGYSTQALRLVTGDNSVCSAATNGTVRNLNYPSFALSSLTKESITGMFNRTVTNVGSSVSTYKATVIGAPEGLDIQVEPSILSFTSLMQKLSFVLKVEGKVGDNIVSASLVWDDGVHQVRTPIVVLALT, via the exons ATGTGCATAGCTTACCTTCTAATGGCAAGAAAGAACTCTTTCCTCTGGCTTCTCCTTCTCAGTCTCATCTGTACTCTGGTCTGTACCCACAGTACTGCAGCAGCTTCGAAGGATGATGGTCGAAAG GAGTATATTGTGTACATGGGTGCCAAGCCTGCCGGAGATTTCTCGGCATCTGCCATTCACATCGACATGCTGCAGCAAGTCTTTGGCAG TAGGGCATCAAATTCTCTGGTCCGCAGTTACAAAAGGAGTTTCAATGGATTTGTAGCGAAGCTCACAGAGGAGGAAATGCAGCAAATGAAGG GAATGGACGGGGTAGTCTCGATTTTTCCTAACGAAAAGAAACAGCTCCACACAACAAGGTCATGGGATTTCGTGGGGTTTCCCCAGCAAGTTAAAAGAACTAGTGTTGAAAGTGACATAATAATAGGAGTGTTAGACAGTGGAATATGGCCAGAATCTGACAGCTTCGATGATGAAGGATTTGGTCCACCGCCTAGCAAATGGATAGGGACTTGCCAAGGCTTTTCCAATTTTACTTGCAACAA TAAAATTATTGGAGCCAAGTACTATCGGAGCAATGGACAATTTAGGCAAGAAGATTTTCAATCCCCAAGAGATTCAGAAGGCCACGGGACACACACTGCATCCACTGCAGCTGGGGGCCTAGTTAGCATGGCAAGTCTCATGGGCTTTGGCTTAGGGACTGCTCGGGGCGGGGTTCCATCAGCTCGGATAGCTGTGTATAAGATATGTTGGTCTGATGGCTGTTTTGATGCTGATATTCTCGCAGCATTTGATGATGCAATTGCTGATGGGGTTGATATAATCTCCATTTCAGTAGGGGGTAAAACTCCCcgaaaatattttgaagatcCAATTGCCATTGGAGCTTTTCACGCAATGAAAAAACGGATACTAACATCAGCTTCTGCTGGTAACGATGGACCTGTTCTTGCTTCCATCACAAATTTCTCGCCTTGGTCTCTTTCCGTGGCTGCTAGCACCATAGACCGGGATTTCTTCACCAAGGTGCAACTAGGCGACAGTAAGGTTTTTGAG GGAGTTTCAATAAACACATTTGAGCTCAATGACATGTATCCTTTGATTTATGGTGGAGATGCCCCGAATACTGCAGCAGGTTTTAGTGGGAACAGATCTAG GTTTTGCTTTCCAAGCACATTGAACCCAAATTTAGTTAAAGGTAAAATTGTCCTTTGTGATATCAAGACCAATGGGACTGGCGCATTATTGGCGGGTGCTGTTGGGGCTCTGATGGCAGATACACTCCCCAAAGATTCCAGCCGCAGTTTTCCCTTGCCTGCATCTCACCTTAGCGCACGAGATGGAAGCAGTATTGCCAACTACATCAACTCAACAAG TAACCCAACTGCATCAATATTCAAGAGTACTGAGGTTAGTGACGCATTGGCCCCATACGTAGTCTCCTTCTCATCAAGGGGTCCAAACCCAGCTTCATTCGACCTTCTCAAG CCTGACATAGCAGCCCCAGGAGTCCGCATTCTAGCTGCCTGGCCACCAATTGCTCCAGTTTCTGGAGTAAAAGGTGATAATCGAGAAGTGCTATACAATATAATTTCCGGGACGTCAATGTCCTGCCCACATGCTTCCGGGGCAGCTGCCTACATCAAGTCATTTAACCCCACCTGGTCTCCTGCTGCCATTAAGTCTGCTCTTATGACTACTG CTACTCCCATGAGTGCTAAAAATAATCCGGAAGCCGAATTTGCATATGGTGCGGGCAATATAGATCCTGTAAAGGCTATAGATCCTGGTCTGGTATATGACGCCGATGAGATTGACTATGTAAAATTTTTGTGTGGGCAAGGTTATAGTACTCAGGCTCTACGGCTTGTCACCGGGGATAATAGTGTGTGTTCTGCAGCTACAAATGGAACCGTCAGGAATCTAAATTACCCGTCCTTTGCTCTTTCCAGCCTCACCAAGGAATCCATCACTGGCATGTTCAATAGGACTGTCACAAACGTTGGATCATCGGTGTCTACGTATAAAGCAACTGTTATAGGTGCTCCAGAGGGACTCGATATCCAAGTTGAACCAAGCATTTTATCATTCACATCCCTCATGCAGAAGCTATCCTTTGTGTTGAAGGTTGAAGGAAAGGTAGGTGACAACATAGTCTCTGCTTCTTTGGTGTGGGATGATGGTGTACATCAAGTGAGGACCCCCATTGTTGTATTAGCCCTCACCTAA
- the LOC117929089 gene encoding cucumisin-like, whose product MGDKPSGDISAVTAHTNMLQQVFGSNIASDSLLYSYKRSFNGFVVKLTEEEMKQLEGMDGVVSIFPNEKKRLHTTRSWDFIGFPQQVNRTSVESDVIIAVLDTGIWPESDSFKDKGLGPPPSKWKGICQGLSNFTCNNKIIGARYYRSYGEFSPEDLQTPRDSEGHGTHTASTAAGGLVSMASLLGFGLGTARGGVPSARIAVYKICWSDGCADADILAAFDDAIADGVDIISLSVGGSTPKNYFADSIAIGAFHAMKNGILTSTSAGNDGPNFASITNFSPWSLSVAASTIDRKFFTKVQLGDSKVYEGISINTFKPNGMYPFIYGGDAPNITGGFSANTSRFCTRNSLDPNLVKGKIVLCDIFSNGTGAFLAGAVGTVMADRGAKDSARPFPLPASYLGAQDGSSIAYYVTSTSNPTASILKSTEVNDTLAPFIVSFSSRGPNPATLDILKPDLAAPGVHILASWPPISPISGVQGDTRAVLYNMQSGTSMACPHATGAAAYIKSFHPTWSPAAIKSALMTTALPMSAEKNLDAEFAYGAGQIDPLKSVNPGLVYDADKIDYVKFLCGQGYTTQILQLVTGDNSVCSEATNGTVWDLNYPSFALSSFTFESITGVFTRTVTNVGSPVSTYKATVTGAPIGLQIQVVPDILSFTSLGQKLSFVLKVEGSTDKSLVSASLVWDDGVHQVRSPIVVFVVATN is encoded by the exons ATGGGAGACAAGCCTTCTGGGGATATCTCAGCGGTTACTGCTCACACCAACATGCTGCAACAAGTCTTTGGCAG CAATATTGCATCGGATTCTCTACTCTACAGCTACAAAAGAAGTTTCAATGGATTTGTAGTGAAGCTAACAGAGGAGGAAATGAAGCAATTGGAGG GAATGGATGGTGTGGTCTCCATTTTCCCTAATGAGAAGAAAAGGCTCCACACAACAAGGTCATGGGATTTCATCGGGTTTCCCCAACAAGTTAACAGAACAAGTGTTGAAAGCGATGTTATCATCGCAGTACTAGACACCGGAATATGGCCGGAGTCTGACAGCTTCAAAGATAAAGGATTAGGTCCACCGCCTAGCAAATGGAAGGGCATTTGCCAGGGCTTATCCAATTTCACTTGCAACAA TAAAATCATCGGGGCTAGGTACTATCGGAGCTATGGAGAATTTAGCCCAGAAGATTTGCAAACCCCAAGAGATTCAGAAGGCCATGGGACACACACTGCATCCACTGCAGCTGGGGGCCTAGTTAGCATGGCAAGCCTGTTGGGGTTTGGCTTAGGGACTGCTCGGGGTGGGGTTCCATCAGCTCGTATAGCTGTGTATAAGATATGTTGGTCTGATGGCTGTGCTGATGCTGATATCCTTGCAGCCTTTGACGATGCAATTGCTGATGGGGTTGACATAATCTCTCTTTCAGTTGGGGGTTCCACTCCCAAGAATTATTTTGCAGATTCAATTGCAATTGGAGCTTTTCATGCAATGAAAAATGGGATACTAACATCAACTTCTGCTGGTAACGACGGACCCAACTTTGCTTCCATCACAAATTTCTCGCCATGGTCTCTTTCTGTGGCTGCTAGCACCATAGACCGGAAGTTTTTTACCAAGGTGCAACTAGGTGACAGTAAGGTTTATGAG GGAATTTCAATAAACACATTTAAGCCCAATGGCATGTATCCTTTTATTTATGGTGGGGACGCACCGAATATTACAGGAGGTTTTAGTGCCAACACATCCAG GTTTTGCACTAGGAACTCGTTGGACCCCAATTTAGTCAAGGGTAAAATTGTTCTTTGTGACATATTTAGCAACGGGACAGGTGCATTCTTGGCAGGTGCAGTTGGGACGGTGATGGCGGATAGAGGAGCCAAAGATTCTGCCAGGCCTTTTCCTTTGCCTGCATCTTACCTTGGCGCACAGGATGGTAGCAGTATTGCCTACTATGTAACCTCAACAAG TAACCCAACGGCATCCATATTGAAGAGCACTGAGGTCAATGACACATTGGCTCCATTTATAGTCTCCTTCTCATCAAGGGGTCCAAACCCAGCTACACTAGACATTCTCAAG CCGGATTTAGCTGCCCCCGGAGTCCATATTCTGGCATCATGGCCACCAATTTCTCCAATTTCTGGGGTGCAAGGTGATACTCGAGCAGTGCTGTACAATATGCAATCTGGCACATCCATGGCTTGCCCACATGCTACTGGAGCAGCAGCCTACATCAAGTCATTTCATCCCACCTGGTCTCCTGCTGCTATTAAGTCTGCTCTCATGACTACTG CTCTTCCCATGAGCGCTGAAAAAAATCTGGATGCAGAATTCGCATATGGCGCAGGCCAGATAGATCCTTTAAAGTCTGTAAACCCTGGTTTGGTATATGATGCTGATAAGATTGACTATGTAAAATTTTTGTGTGGGCAAGGTTATACTACCCAGATCCTACAACTTGTTACTGGGGATAACAGCGTCTGCTCTGAAGCCACAAATGGAACTGTCTGGGATCTAAATTACCCTTCCTTTGCTCTCTCCAGCTTCACCTTTGAATCTATAACTGGTGTGTTCACCAGGACTGTCACAAATGTTGGGTCGCCCGTATCCACATATAAAGCTACTGTGACAGGTGCCCCAATTGGACTTCAAATCCAAGTTGTACCAGACATTTTATCATTCACATCGCTCGGGCAGAAGCTGTCCTTTGTGTTGAAGGTTGAAGGAAGCACAGATAAAAGCTTAGTCTCTGCTTCTTTGGTGTGGGATGATGGTGTACATCAAGTGAGGAGCCCCATTGTTGTGTTTGTTGTCGCGACAAATTGA